In Trichlorobacter lovleyi, the DNA window ACCGGTGAAATCTACCGCTATGCTGTTCCACATTCCGGCGTTGCTGAATCTCTCTACATCAAAAACCCGTCAAACCGTGAGTCATACGGTGTTGTCAAGATCAAGGGGAGTTACTGGGAGCAGAACCCAGACTTACCCTTTGACCTCCTGCATAAGTTCGCTAAAAAGCATCAGGGCAACACCAAACGGATTGACGTAGCGTTTGACGACGACAAGGGGAAGTTACCTTTCAGGGAAATTATCCGCGTATCCCACAAAGATTTATACAAACAAAACATCGTCGGGACCCACTGCTGTCCCATAGTTTTTAAAGCAGCGCCAGTTGAGGATTTGGCAATGCTTTCGTTGGTTTGAATAAGCTTTCCAGGTCTCTTCGTTCGAACAGATTGAGCTGTAATAACCGTAACATCTGCTGCATCGTGATGTTGATCTTTGACATGAACTTCAGCCAGGCCAGCACCAGGTACACGCATAGCGCTATCCAGATTTGCGTCAGCACGGCATTCTCCGAGGTGCCGTAAAACGCCTTGATCTTCAGGTTCTGCTTAATCCACTTGAAGAACAGCTCAATCTGCCAGCGTTCCTTGTATAATTCGGCCACCAGTGCCGCAGGGATGTGGTCGGCATTGGTGACGAAGCGGTACTCGTTGCCATCATCAGCCACAAAGTGAACCAGACGAAGGCTGCCCTTGACTCCTTTCAGGCTGATCTTCTGATCGGCAAGTACACCCTGTGATCTGCGACCCGGACGCTTCTTAAAGTACTCAACCAGGGCGTTGTCCTTGAGCCGGGCTACAAAGAAGATGCCGCTGTCCATCAGGGACTGATACCAGTTGTAGTCGGTGTAACCACGGTCGAAGACAACAAAGGAGCCGGTGGGCAGTTTGAGCATTCTGGCCCAGTTGATCTCATGCTCTTTGCCGGTGGTGACATCGAAAAACTCCGGCAGATAGCCGTCAGCGGAAAGACCGACATGCAGCTTGATGGCTCCCTTGGTCTTCTGGTAGCTGGCCCAGGGAAACACCTTCAGGCAGAGGTTGATGACGGTGGCATCCAGCAGGTACAGCTTGGCGTCCAGCTTGAACCGGTTTTTTGGCGCAATGGCCTGGCAACGGCCCAGCAGTTTGTGAAAGAGCTCTTTGTACAACTGGTGTGGCTGCTCTTCATTTACCCGAGCCAGTGTTGAACGGGGTACATCCTTGGTACCCAGATGGTAGAGCTTATGCCCCTGAACCTTGAGATTATCAACCAGATCACGCAGGCTTTTACGACCCGTCAGCTGACCAACCAGCATGGCGGTGAACTGGCTCCAGCGTGAAAAAGAGCGAAATTGCTGCCCGACGTGATGCCTGCGGGCGAGGGTCTCAAATTCATGTCTCTTGAAAAAACGAACAACTTGGTTAATGACTGTGTTATTATGTGCCACGGCTCTGATCTCCTCGTGTTTATTGGTGTTTTGGCGAACTCAATATAACACAAGTAGCTCTCAGAGCCTCCTTTTATTCAATCAAATTATGGGACAGCAGTGGGTCTGCATCAAAAGCCATAGAGTTTGAAGCAGAGAATAGAAGTAGTGAGGCACCGAAAGCACATATAGTAGATTTTATCATGAAACCCCCTCTCAATTTTTTTTTTTTGAAATTCTACCTGTTGAATGAAGTATGTCAAATGTGAAATTAACAAAAATAAATAATAGTACGATTTAAGT includes these proteins:
- a CDS encoding IS4 family transposase, producing MAHNNTVINQVVRFFKRHEFETLARRHHVGQQFRSFSRWSQFTAMLVGQLTGRKSLRDLVDNLKVQGHKLYHLGTKDVPRSTLARVNEEQPHQLYKELFHKLLGRCQAIAPKNRFKLDAKLYLLDATVINLCLKVFPWASYQKTKGAIKLHVGLSADGYLPEFFDVTTGKEHEINWARMLKLPTGSFVVFDRGYTDYNWYQSLMDSGIFFVARLKDNALVEYFKKRPGRRSQGVLADQKISLKGVKGSLRLVHFVADDGNEYRFVTNADHIPAALVAELYKERWQIELFFKWIKQNLKIKAFYGTSENAVLTQIWIALCVYLVLAWLKFMSKINITMQQMLRLLQLNLFERRDLESLFKPTKALPNPQLALL